The genomic interval TTGTTCACACGAACGACAAGAGGGGCTCACGACAGATGTCGTGAGCCCCTCTTATTTTTCACCTCAGCCCCCCGAGGATCTACTGATGCCGCTTACCTTGGCGGTCGTGCTTTTCACAGGCAATGTGGCGCGAGGCACGATCCTGCGCATGGTCGATTCTAGCCCGCTCTCTCTTGGTGACCGTCCCATCTGACTTCGCCTTATCTTCCATCTTATTGATGTGTTCCTGCTGCTTGTTCAAGCGATTGGCTTCACGCTCATTCAGCTGGCCACTGGCAATCCCCTGATCGATCCGCTTCTCCTGATTGGCTTGCCGCTGATCGATCACGGGCCCGTCTGCCTGTGCGTAGGCCAGCCCCATGGTCAAGATGACTGCGCTGATGGCGAGCAACATCTGCTTCATGATTTCCTCCTCAATTAGGTAACGTGTGAGCCCCTGCCTGCAACAACGCGCACACCAACTGTGTGTTGACCACAGAATTCAACCACTTGCCAGCAGCACCCCTTCTGCCAAGACTCATTGGTTTCGTCCAAGGGTTTGTCCTTTTATTCAATGGAAAAGGGCTGCCCTCTCACGAAGGCAGCCCTGAGAATAACTCCAAATCACACATTTTAGTGGTCTCTTCCTCCGTGACCACTCCCTCCGCCTCGATCAGGTCGGCTGCCACGATCGGAACCTCCGCTGCGGTCACCGCCACTGCCACCCCGATCCGAGCTGCCGCTTCGATCGGAGCTCCCACCATGATCGCCACGGTCGCCGCTGCCGGATCCGCTGCGATCTTCCCGAAACAACCGGTCTCCTCGCTCTCCCCGGCTCACCTGTTCGCGAAGGGTCTGCAGACTCGCACGGCCATCATGGAACTCAGCTCCACGGCGCTTTACTTCCCGGCTGAGATCGAGCAATTCGGACGATCGATACCCTTGGCGAAGGCCTTCGCCCACCAGCGCAGTCCCATCCTTTGACGAAATTCGGCCCTCTTTCATCACCGCCAGGCTCTTGGCCCCGGCGGCCAAGGTCTCCTGCGTGACCTTCTGTTTTCCATCCTGAGAGACACGGGCAAGTTCCCGCACTTCCTCCGAAGAGGCGCCACGGGACAACGCATCGGCCATCATCTCGATAGCCCGCTGACGATTGCCTTCCGCCACACCGCGCGTCCCGACTTCTCGAAGAACTTCTTGCGCCGACTCAAAATGGGTCACGAGCTGGCGTAGGACCGGATCGATCCGCTTCGGCTCCACGCCCTTCGCCAACCCTTCTTTCACTTTGTTGGCCAAGGGTTCCGTCGGCAGACCCTTTTCTCCCGCTTTCGCCACATGGTCCAGCAACTGATTGACCTCTTCGGCCGAATAGCCTTGGGCCGAACGAAGCCGGTTGATCTCCTCGCGATCTTGGACCGACAGCGTCTCCGCCTGAACGGCCGCGACCGGCAGCCAGAGCGCTACGATGATCAACCCCATGTGTATATTTGTTTGTATACGCATCGCCTTACCGCACCACGACCACACCGTTCGTGTGCCCAAACCCATCGGTCACAAAATCTTCTGCCATCGGCGGCGTCACCCATCGAGTGCCGTTCACGAGATAGATGAAGGTATATTCCCCTTCATTCAAGGGCACCTCGGCCGACCAGAGGCCGTTGCGGTCAATCGCCTTCATCGGCGTGGCCCCCTTGCTCCAGCTGTTGAACGATCCCATCACGAATACCTCTGTGGCATCCGGTGCCAAAAGCGTAAATCGTACGCCCCCTGACACCCGCTTCGGCAACTCGGGCTTCATCGTCTGTGCGCAGGCCGACAGACCGATGAACAACAGCACGATCACGAATCTCGGCACCATCTTGCTCATGCGCGTGAGCGTACCCAACTGCGCGACTCGATGCAAGGAAGTCGATATGAGGATTCGCAGGCTGTAAAAAAATCGAAACTCCCAATTCGCAATGCGGTCTCCGCACATTTATCATCGTATCTGAACAGGCCACGGGATGCTCAAAAAGGCCGTCCTGCAAGGCCGCAGCAAACGAAGAGGCGAGGCGTACGCGTCGGTACGTTGAGCCTCTGAGCGCGGCGAGAACGCCGCTGGCGGACTTTTTCAGCATCCTGTTAGATACTGACATCGAGCACCGCATTCTGCGCTCCAAACCCATCGCCTGCCCCCTCTGCTGCCAGTGGGTCGGCAATCCATTGTTTGCCATCGATCACAAACATATATTGATAACGTCCCGGCTTCAGTGGAATCGTCGCCGTCCACAGGCCACCTTCGGATCGTTCCAACTGCGTCTGCCCTGGATTCCAGCCGTTAAAATCTCCCGCGACCGAGACCGACTTGGCACCAGGCTGAAGCAACACGAGCCGCACAAACACGGTAGTCTCTTGCCCAGGTGCGAATGACGCCTGCTGCGCCTGCCCCCCGG from Nitrospirota bacterium carries:
- a CDS encoding isoamylase early set domain-containing protein, whose amino-acid sequence is MSKMVPRFVIVLLFIGLSACAQTMKPELPKRVSGGVRFTLLAPDATEVFVMGSFNSWSKGATPMKAIDRNGLWSAEVPLNEGEYTFIYLVNGTRWVTPPMAEDFVTDGFGHTNGVVVVR